TGATTCTGCGCATGAAGGCCTTGCATCTGGACGATGTGGAAACCTTCCCCTTTGTGGAGCCGCCCACTGGCCGGGCGATTGCCGATGGCTATCAGATTCTGCAAGAACTGGGTGCGCTGGATGAACAGCAGCGCCTGACCAAGGTGGGTCGTTCTCTGGCCAAGCTGCCTGTGGACCCGCGTGTGGCCCGCATGATTCTGGCCGGTCATGAACATCATTGTTTGACGGAAATGCTGATCGTGGCCTCGGCCATGTCCGTGCAAGATCCGCGGGATCGTCCTGTGCACGAACGTGAGGCGGCCAATCAGGCCCATGCCCGTTTCAATGACGACAAATCCGAGTTCCTGTCCTATGTGAAGCTATGGAACTGGCTGGAAGAGCTGTCGCAGGAACAAAGCTCGCAGCGCAAGTTTGCCAATAGCGTCAAACAGGCTTTGTTGTCCCCGCTGCGCATCCGGGAGTGGCGTGATGTTCATACCCAATTGCGCAGTCTGGTGCAGGAACAGCGCTGGGTCGCCAACCCCTCGGCAGCCACTTATGAGCAGGTGCATCTGGCCTTGCTGACGGGTCTGATCGGCAATATTGGCTACAAGAGCGAAGAAACCGGCGTCTATCAGGGCACGCGTGAGCTGCGCTTTGTGATTCACCCCGGTTCCAAGCTGGTCAAGAAAGCAGGCCGCTGGATTCTGGCTGGCGAGTTGATGGAAACTACGCGACTCTTTGCCCGCTGTGTGGCGCGTATCGAGCCGCAATGGATTGAAAAAGTTGGCGCCCATTTGCTGCGTAAAACCTGGGGCGATCCGCGTTGGGAGAAGAAAGCTGGCCAAGTGGTAGCCAACGAACGCGCTACCTTGTACGGCTTGCTGATTTACAGTGGTCGTCGCATTCACTTTGGCCGCATTGATCCGGTGCAGGCCCGCGAATTGTTCTTGCGCCAGGCTCTGGTGCCGGGCGAGATTGATTCCAACCTGCCTTTCCTGCGTCATAACCGTCAGCAAATTCAGGCGGTAGAGCGTTTGGAGCACCAATCTCGCCGTCCTGACATTCTGGTGGATGAGGAACTGATCTACGCCTTTTACGATCAGCGCATCCCCAAGGACGTGTACCAGACCGCCACATTGGAAAAGTGGTTCAAGGGCTTGTCCAAAGAGGAGGCCAAGGGCCTGGAGCTGAACCGCGACGAGCTGATGCAGCACGACGCAGCGGGTATCACCACCGAGGTCTTTCCGCGCTCCGTTGAATGGCAGGGTGTGAAGATGGCGCTGGATTATCACTTCGAGCCGGGTTCGGTGCGCGATGGGGTGACTTTGAGTGTGCCCTTGTTCGCCTTGAACCAGATCGACGCCGCGCGTTGTGAATGGCTGGTGCCCGGCATGTTGAAAGAAAAAGTGCTCGCGTTGCTGAAATCCTTGCCACAGCGTATTCGCCGCCATTGTGTGCCTTTGCCCGATTACGCCGCCGCCTTTCACCAGCGCTGGTTTGAAAAAGCGGCCGATCCGGGCATGAGCCTGCTGGACGCGATTTCCCAGGATATGTGGGCGCACGTCAAACAAAGACCACAGCGCAGCGATTTCAAGCCGGAAACGCTGGCGACGCACTTGTTCATGAACTTCCGGGTGATTGACGAGCATGGTCGCATGTTGTCGGGCGGCCGAAATCTGGACCAGCTCAAGGCCGAACATGGCCGTCAGGCGCAGGCCTCCTTCCAGCAGATGGCCGCCAGCGACGAGCAGGTGGCGCAGGTGCTGGATCACGAGCAACTGACCAGCTGGAGCTTTGGTGAACTGCCCGAGCTGATGGAAATCAAGCGCAAGGGACGCAGCTTTATTGGCTACCCCGCCTTGATTGACAAGAAAACCCATTGCGATCTGGATGTATTTGACGACCCGGCCCAGGCTCAGCGTCAACACCGACTGGGTTTGCGCCGTCTGTTCCGCCTGGCTTTGCGCGAGCAGGTGCGCTTTCTGGAAAAGAACATTACGGATCTGACCCGCATCAGCATGCTGTACATCAACCTGGGGACGCAGGAACAATTGCGTGACCAGATTATTGATGTGGCTCTGGAGCAGTCCTGCATGATGGAACCCTGGCCCAAGAACCAGGCGGAGTTCGAGGCCCGTGTACAGGAAGGGCGTAGCCGTCTGGGTCTGGTGGCCCAGGAAGTGGCGCGTCTGGCCGGGCAGATCTTGAATGAATGGAGTGCTGCCCAGAAGAAACTGGCGCAAATCAAAGCACACCCCGAGGCTTTGAAAGACATACAGCTGCAATTGAATGCCCTGATGCCCACTTTGTTTCTGGAAAGCAATGAGTACGCGCAGCTGGCTCATATGCCGCGCTACCTGAAAGCCGTACAAACTCGGGTGGACAAGCTGCGTGCCGACCCGGCTCGCGATCAACGCTTGATGCAGGATATGTCAGTCTTGCTGACGAAGTACCAGCGTGCCGTCGCGGCGCTGAAAGGTGCGACTGATAGCGGCTTGCGGGACTTCCGCTGGATGCTGGAGGAATTGCGCGTGTCCTTGTTTGCCCAGGAACTGCGCACCCCTATGCCTGTCTCGGTCAAGCGGCTGGAAAAAGCCTGGGCTGCCTTGCAGCGCTAGATTGTTTGTTATTTTGGTATTGGTCGGCAGGGGGCGGGTGATTGTGCGTTTGTTGTTCAGCGAGATGTGAACCAATCGAAACATATTGCCTGCCCTTATTCACCCTGAGCATCGCTTCAGGGTCACCAATGTCTATTGGCTTCAGTACAATTCCATCATGAGCGAAACCACCCCTTCCTTTGTCCATTTGCGATCCCACTCGGAGTTCTCCGTGGTGGACGGCATCGCCCGTATTCCCGAAATGATCAAAAAAGCGCAGGCCTATGGGCAGCCTGCGCTGGCTTTGACGGATTTGTGCAACTTGTTTGGGCAGATCAAGTTCTATACCTCGGCGCGTAAAGCCGGGCTGAAAGCCATCATGGGTTGTGATATCTGGCTGCAGAACGAGGAAGACCGCGAAAAACCGTCGCGCTTGTTATTGCTGGTGCAAAACGAGGCTGGTTACCTGAGCCTGTGCGACATTCTGACCCGTGCCTGGCTGGGCAACCAGTACAAGGGGCGAGCAGAAGTGCAGCGCGCCTGGCTGAAAGAGTGCAGTGGCCTGATTGCCCTGTCCGGTGGACGTATGGGCGATG
This genomic window from Alcaligenes faecalis contains:
- the hrpA gene encoding ATP-dependent RNA helicase HrpA, giving the protein MHESDELTENPHSLPTISYPDDLPVSARRAEIAQAIKDHQVVIVCGETGSGKTTQLPKICLELGRGLQGKIIGHTQPRRLAATSVAKRIAQELQSEIGDWVGYQIRFNDKTGPRSAIKLMTDGILLAESQRDPLLSRYDTIIIDEAHERSLNIDFLLGFLKQLLPRRPDLKLIITSATIDAERFAQHFAHKGKKAPVIEVSGRLYPVDIVYRPILDPSLVDTEERRSASEEERDLMQGIVDAVQECARHGTGDILVFLPGEREIREATEALEKEKPINTVILPLFARLSQADQERIFRPKGTARRVVLATNVAETSLTVPGIRFVVDSGLARIKRYSWRNKVEQLRIEAISQASASQRAGRCGRIGPGICIRLYDEQDFKSRPPFTDPEILRSSLASVILRMKALHLDDVETFPFVEPPTGRAIADGYQILQELGALDEQQRLTKVGRSLAKLPVDPRVARMILAGHEHHCLTEMLIVASAMSVQDPRDRPVHEREAANQAHARFNDDKSEFLSYVKLWNWLEELSQEQSSQRKFANSVKQALLSPLRIREWRDVHTQLRSLVQEQRWVANPSAATYEQVHLALLTGLIGNIGYKSEETGVYQGTRELRFVIHPGSKLVKKAGRWILAGELMETTRLFARCVARIEPQWIEKVGAHLLRKTWGDPRWEKKAGQVVANERATLYGLLIYSGRRIHFGRIDPVQARELFLRQALVPGEIDSNLPFLRHNRQQIQAVERLEHQSRRPDILVDEELIYAFYDQRIPKDVYQTATLEKWFKGLSKEEAKGLELNRDELMQHDAAGITTEVFPRSVEWQGVKMALDYHFEPGSVRDGVTLSVPLFALNQIDAARCEWLVPGMLKEKVLALLKSLPQRIRRHCVPLPDYAAAFHQRWFEKAADPGMSLLDAISQDMWAHVKQRPQRSDFKPETLATHLFMNFRVIDEHGRMLSGGRNLDQLKAEHGRQAQASFQQMAASDEQVAQVLDHEQLTSWSFGELPELMEIKRKGRSFIGYPALIDKKTHCDLDVFDDPAQAQRQHRLGLRRLFRLALREQVRFLEKNITDLTRISMLYINLGTQEQLRDQIIDVALEQSCMMEPWPKNQAEFEARVQEGRSRLGLVAQEVARLAGQILNEWSAAQKKLAQIKAHPEALKDIQLQLNALMPTLFLESNEYAQLAHMPRYLKAVQTRVDKLRADPARDQRLMQDMSVLLTKYQRAVAALKGATDSGLRDFRWMLEELRVSLFAQELRTPMPVSVKRLEKAWAALQR